Proteins from a genomic interval of Lolium perenne isolate Kyuss_39 chromosome 1, Kyuss_2.0, whole genome shotgun sequence:
- the LOC127291878 gene encoding probable flavin-containing monooxygenase 1, which yields MEKRRVAIVGAGVSGLAACKHLLERGCRPIVFEADTVLGGVWAHTPDCTSLQTPRPLYQYSDFPWPDSVTEVFPDHRQVMDYLGAYARHFGVLDCIRFGHRVLGMEYVGVGEETVAAWDEWGGSGGAFGSGDGVWRLEVDNGADGQIETHIVDFVILCIGRFGGVPNIPTFPVGKGPEAFDGQVMHSMDYSKMGSQKAKEMMQGKRVTVVGYLKSALDIAAECAEVNGTEQPCTMIVRTKHWIIPDYYAWGVHISKLYLNRFAELLIHKPGEGFLLGLLATTLTPLRWIFSKFAESYYSIPMKKYDMVPDHSLFEALVACLIAITPKDHYKRLEEGSIVLKKSKTFTFCKEGVLLEGEASPTKSDLVIFGTGYKGDQKINDMFKSEYFRSIAVGSTSTTVPLYRECIHPMIPQLAVIGYSESLANLYTTELRVKWITHFMDGGFRLPSVGAMQKDVLEWEKFMKHYSRGYFRRSCIGILNIWYNDQLCKDMGCNPRRKKGFFAELSEVYGPGDYANLHPK from the exons ATGGAGAAGAGGAGAGTAGCCATCGTCGGCGCCGGCGTGAGCGGCCTGGCGGCGTGCAAGCACCTGCTGGAGCGCGGGTGCCGGCCCATTGTATTCGAGGCCGACACCGTCCTCGGCGGCGTGTGGGCGCACACGCCGGATTGCACCTCGCTGCAGACGCCGCGGCCCTTGTACCAGTACTCCGACTTCCCGTGGCCCGACTCAGTGACGGAGGTATTCCCGGACCACCGTCAGGTCATGGACTACCTCGGCGCCTACGCGCGCCATTTCGGCGTGCTCGACTGCATCAGGTTCGGGCACCGGGTGCTCGGGATGGAGTACGTCGGCGTCGGCGAGGAGACGGTGGCGGCGTGGGACGAGTGGGGCGGGAGCGGCGGGGCATTCGGCTCTGGCGACGGCGTGTGGCGACTTGAGGTAGACAACGGCGCCGATGGACAGATCGAG ACACACATTGTAGATTTTGTGATCCTTTGCATTGGGAGGTTCGGCGGTGTCCCCAACATACCCACCTTCCCTGTAGGGAAGGGCCCAGAAGCATTTGATGGCCAGGTGATGCACTCTATGGACTACTCCAAAATGGGCAGCCAGAAAGCTAAAGAGATGATGCAGGGCAAGCGTGTGACCGTAGTTGGATACCTAAAATCAGCACTTGACATTGCTGCTGAATGTGCAGAAGTGAACG GTACTGAGCAACCATGTACAATGATTGTCCGAACAAAGCATTGGATCATACCAGACTACTATGCTTGGGGTGTCCACATATCAAAGTTGTATCTAAATCGCTTTGCTGAGCTCCTTATTCACAAGCCCGGTGAAGGCTTCCTCCTTGGCCTCTTGGCAACAACTTTAACTCCATTG AGgtggattttttcaaaatttgcTGAGAGCTACTACTCCATTCCAATGAAGAAGTATGACATGGTGCCTGACCATAGCCTATTTGAGGCGTTAGTGGCATGTTTGATTGCCATTACGCCAAAGGATCACTACAAGAGACTAGAGGAAGGTAGCATCGTTCTGAAGAAGTCAAAGACCTTTACCTTTTGCAAAGAAGGTGTGCTTCTTGAAGGCGAAGCTTCACCAACAAAAAGTGACTTAGTGATTTTTGGAACTGGATACAAGGGTGATCAGAAGATCAATGATATGTTCAAATCAGAATACTTTCGGAGTATTGCGGTTGGGTCAACATCCACAACTGTACCTCTTTACAG GGAGTGCATACACCCTATGATCCCACAGCTCGCGGTCATCGGTTACTCGGAGAGCTTGGCAAATCTTTACACAACAGAACTTCGAGTCAAGTGGATAACACATTTCATGGATGGTGGCTTTAGATTACCATCTGTTGGAGCAATGCAAAAGGATGTTCTTGAGTGGGAGAAGTTCATGAAGCACTACTCTCGTGGCTACTTCCGTAGGTCCTGCATTGGAATCCTTAATATATGGTACAACGATCAACTATGCAAAGATATGGGATGCAACCCTAGAAGGAAGAAGGGCTTCTTCGCAGAGTTGTCTGAGGTTTATGGTCCTGGTGATTATGCCAATCTCCACCCAAAGTAA